A stretch of the Clavibacter sp. B3I6 genome encodes the following:
- the glmU gene encoding bifunctional UDP-N-acetylglucosamine diphosphorylase/glucosamine-1-phosphate N-acetyltransferase GlmU, giving the protein MTDSDSTPRTREIPIVTGELDVDGEPRSPSIAVVILAAGQGTRMRSRLPKVLHPLAGLPLVGHVLATAEELGARHIVTVVRHERDQVVEVVRALSPQAVVVDQDEIPGTGRAVEVGITALPDGFTGQVVVLSGDVPLLDAATLRSLVSAHRQARNDLTLLTARLDDPTGNGRIIRGRDGAFEAIVEQKDATGDQLRIDEVNAGVYVFDAEALRQTLGVIGTDNAQREKYLTDAADVIRRAGGSIEALPVRDSWLVAGINDRVQLTAAATELNARIIRRWQLAGATIQDPRTTWIDVRATLAADVTILPGTQVLGASTVAAGATVGPDTTLRDTEVGEDAEVRRTDANLSVIGARATVGPFSFLRPGTRLGDDGKIGAYVETKNAEIGAHSKVPHLSYVGDATVGEHSNIGAGAIFANYDGVAKHRTEVGDHVHLGSRNVLVAPVRIGTGSYTGAGAVIRKDVPPGALGISVAPQRNMVGWTEAKRPGTPEARAAVEAADGHQDEPSGTDPTEQH; this is encoded by the coding sequence ATGACCGACTCAGACAGCACGCCGAGGACCCGCGAGATCCCCATCGTCACCGGCGAGCTCGACGTCGACGGGGAGCCCCGCAGCCCGTCCATCGCGGTCGTGATCCTCGCGGCCGGCCAGGGCACGCGCATGCGCTCGCGCCTCCCCAAGGTCCTGCACCCGCTCGCCGGCCTGCCGCTCGTCGGCCACGTGCTCGCGACCGCCGAGGAGCTCGGCGCCCGCCACATCGTCACGGTGGTCCGCCACGAGCGCGACCAGGTCGTCGAGGTCGTCCGCGCGCTCTCCCCGCAGGCCGTCGTGGTCGACCAGGACGAGATCCCCGGCACCGGCCGCGCCGTCGAGGTGGGCATCACGGCCCTGCCCGACGGCTTCACGGGCCAGGTCGTCGTGCTCTCCGGCGACGTCCCGCTGCTCGACGCGGCCACGCTCCGCTCGCTCGTCTCCGCGCACCGCCAGGCCCGCAACGACCTGACCCTCCTCACCGCCCGCCTCGACGACCCGACCGGCAACGGCCGCATCATCCGCGGCCGGGACGGCGCCTTCGAGGCCATCGTCGAGCAGAAGGACGCCACCGGCGACCAGCTCCGCATCGACGAGGTGAACGCGGGCGTCTACGTCTTCGACGCCGAGGCCCTCCGCCAGACCCTCGGCGTCATCGGCACGGACAACGCGCAGCGCGAGAAGTACCTCACCGACGCGGCCGACGTGATCCGCCGCGCGGGCGGCTCCATCGAGGCCCTGCCCGTGCGCGACAGCTGGCTCGTCGCCGGCATCAACGACCGCGTGCAGCTCACGGCCGCCGCGACCGAGCTGAACGCGCGCATCATCCGCCGCTGGCAGCTCGCGGGCGCGACGATCCAGGATCCGCGCACCACGTGGATCGACGTGCGGGCCACGCTCGCCGCCGACGTCACGATCCTCCCGGGCACGCAGGTCCTCGGCGCCTCGACGGTCGCCGCCGGCGCGACCGTCGGCCCCGACACGACCCTCCGCGACACCGAGGTCGGCGAGGACGCGGAGGTCCGCCGCACCGACGCGAACCTCAGCGTCATCGGCGCCCGCGCGACCGTCGGCCCGTTCTCCTTCCTCCGCCCCGGCACGCGCCTCGGCGACGACGGCAAGATCGGCGCCTACGTCGAGACGAAGAACGCGGAGATCGGCGCGCACAGCAAGGTGCCGCACCTCAGCTACGTGGGCGACGCGACCGTCGGGGAGCACTCGAACATCGGCGCGGGCGCGATCTTCGCCAACTACGACGGCGTCGCCAAGCACCGCACGGAGGTGGGCGACCACGTCCACCTCGGCTCGCGGAACGTCCTCGTCGCACCCGTTAGGATCGGTACGGGCTCCTACACGGGTGCCGGTGCCGTCATCCGCAAGGACGTCCCGCCCGGCGCACTCGGCATCTCGGTGGCGCCGCAACGCAACATGGTCGGCTGGACCGAGGCCAAGCGACCGGGCACCCCCGAGGCCCGGGCCGCCGTCGAGGCGGCCGACGGGCACCAGGACGAGCCGTCCGGGACCGACCCCACCGAGCAGCACTGA
- a CDS encoding ribose-phosphate diphosphokinase has protein sequence MPAIKTAGEKRLVIVTGRAHPELAEQIAQELETTLVHTDARTFANGELYIRYDESVRGSDAFVIQSHTAPINEWLMEQLIMVDAMKRASAKRITVVAPFYPYARQDKKGRGREPISARLVADLFKAAGADRIMSVDLHAAQIQGFFDGPVDHLFAMPVLLEHMRSVLDSKTLTVVSPDMGRVRVADIWSDKLGAPLAIIHKRRDPKVHNQVTVHEIVGDVEGRVCLLVDDLIDTGRTIVSAAEALKKNGATGVVVAATHAVFSDPATQILDSPHIDSVVVTDSLPIPEEKRWDKLTVLPIAPLLARAIHEVFDDGSVTSMFDGAA, from the coding sequence GTGCCCGCAATCAAGACCGCCGGAGAGAAGCGGCTCGTGATCGTCACGGGTCGCGCGCACCCCGAGCTCGCCGAGCAGATCGCCCAGGAGCTCGAGACCACGCTCGTGCACACCGACGCGCGGACCTTCGCCAACGGCGAGCTCTACATCCGCTACGACGAGAGCGTCCGCGGCAGCGACGCGTTCGTCATCCAGTCGCACACGGCGCCCATCAACGAGTGGCTCATGGAGCAGCTCATCATGGTCGACGCGATGAAGCGGGCCTCGGCCAAGCGCATCACCGTGGTCGCGCCGTTCTACCCCTACGCCCGCCAGGACAAGAAGGGCCGCGGCCGCGAGCCGATCTCCGCCCGTCTCGTCGCGGACCTCTTCAAGGCCGCCGGCGCCGACCGCATCATGTCGGTCGACCTGCACGCCGCCCAGATCCAGGGCTTCTTCGACGGCCCCGTCGACCACCTCTTCGCGATGCCCGTGCTCCTCGAGCACATGCGCTCCGTGCTCGACTCCAAGACGCTCACGGTCGTGTCGCCCGACATGGGACGTGTCCGCGTCGCCGACATCTGGAGCGACAAGCTCGGCGCGCCGCTCGCCATCATCCACAAGCGCCGCGACCCGAAGGTGCACAACCAGGTCACCGTGCACGAGATCGTGGGCGACGTGGAGGGCCGCGTCTGCCTCCTGGTCGACGACCTCATCGACACCGGCCGCACCATCGTCTCGGCCGCTGAGGCGCTGAAGAAGAACGGCGCCACGGGCGTCGTCGTCGCCGCCACGCACGCGGTCTTCTCGGACCCGGCCACGCAGATCCTCGACAGCCCGCACATCGACTCGGTCGTGGTGACGGACTCGCTGCCGATCCCGGAGGAGAAGCGCTGGGACAAGCTCACGGTGCTGCCCATCGCGCCGCTGCTGGCCCGTGCGATCCACGAGGTGTTCGACGACGGATCCGTCACGAGCATGTTCGACGGCGCGGCCTAG
- the gndA gene encoding NADP-dependent phosphogluconate dehydrogenase: MSDDQQATANIGVVGLAVMGSNLARNLASREGNTVAVYNRTTQKTTDLIEAHPEAGFVAATTVEEFAASLQPPRTAIIMVKAGRGTDAVIEQLTAAFEEGDIIVDGGNALFTDTIRREKEVRAQGLHFVGAGISGGEEGALKGPSIMPGGTAEAYETLGPILESIAAVAEGRPCVTHIGTDGAGHFVKMIHNGIEYADMQLIAESFDLLRRVGGHEPDAIADVFEAWNGGDLESYLIEITAEVLRQKDASTGTPLVDVIVDQAGSKGTGVWTVQNAVGLGVPVGGIAEAVFARAVSSKPEQRKAVQATITSRPEIQSGGDTFEDDVRAALYASKVVAYAQGFDAIIAGAKEYGWDIDKGKVAEIWRGGCIIRAQFLNRIVEAYEKDSGLATLLEDPYFAKAVADGEQAWRRVVSVAALSGIPVPGFASALSYYDSLASERLPAALVQGQRDFFGAHTYHRTDREGTFHTLWSGDRSEVEAEDTH; encoded by the coding sequence ATGTCAGATGACCAGCAGGCCACGGCGAACATCGGGGTGGTGGGGCTCGCGGTGATGGGCTCGAACCTCGCCCGCAACCTCGCCAGCCGCGAGGGCAACACGGTCGCGGTGTACAACCGCACCACCCAGAAGACCACCGACCTCATCGAGGCGCACCCGGAGGCCGGCTTCGTCGCCGCCACCACGGTCGAGGAGTTCGCGGCGTCGCTGCAGCCCCCCCGCACCGCGATCATCATGGTGAAGGCCGGGCGCGGCACGGACGCGGTCATCGAGCAGCTGACCGCGGCGTTCGAGGAGGGCGACATCATCGTGGACGGCGGCAACGCGCTGTTCACCGACACGATCCGCCGCGAGAAGGAGGTGCGCGCCCAGGGCCTGCACTTCGTCGGCGCCGGCATCTCCGGCGGCGAGGAGGGCGCGCTCAAGGGACCGAGCATCATGCCCGGCGGCACCGCGGAGGCGTACGAGACGCTCGGCCCGATCCTCGAGTCGATCGCCGCGGTCGCGGAGGGCAGGCCCTGCGTCACCCACATCGGCACCGACGGCGCCGGGCACTTCGTGAAGATGATCCACAACGGCATCGAGTACGCCGACATGCAGCTCATCGCCGAGTCGTTCGACCTCCTGCGCCGCGTGGGCGGCCACGAGCCGGACGCCATCGCGGACGTGTTCGAGGCGTGGAACGGGGGCGACCTCGAGTCGTACCTCATCGAGATCACCGCGGAGGTGCTCCGCCAGAAGGACGCGTCGACGGGCACGCCGCTCGTCGACGTGATCGTCGACCAGGCCGGCTCCAAGGGCACGGGCGTCTGGACGGTGCAGAACGCGGTGGGCCTCGGCGTGCCGGTCGGCGGGATCGCGGAGGCCGTGTTCGCGCGCGCCGTGTCCTCGAAGCCGGAGCAGCGGAAGGCCGTGCAGGCGACGATCACGAGCCGGCCGGAGATCCAGTCCGGCGGCGACACGTTCGAGGACGACGTGCGGGCCGCGCTCTACGCGAGCAAGGTCGTCGCGTACGCCCAGGGCTTCGACGCGATCATCGCGGGCGCGAAGGAGTACGGCTGGGACATCGACAAGGGCAAGGTCGCGGAGATCTGGCGCGGCGGCTGCATCATCCGCGCGCAGTTCCTCAACCGCATCGTGGAGGCGTACGAGAAGGACTCCGGCCTCGCGACGCTGCTCGAGGACCCGTACTTCGCGAAGGCCGTCGCCGACGGCGAGCAGGCCTGGCGCCGGGTCGTCTCGGTCGCCGCGCTGTCGGGGATCCCGGTGCCCGGCTTCGCGTCGGCGCTGAGCTACTACGACTCGCTCGCCTCCGAGCGCCTGCCCGCCGCCCTGGTGCAGGGCCAGCGCGACTTCTTCGGCGCGCACACGTACCACCGCACCGACCGGGAGGGCACCTTCCACACGCTGTGGTCCGGCGACCGCTCCGAGGTCGAGGCGGAGGACACGCACTAG
- a CDS encoding gluconokinase, GntK/IdnK-type → MDGRTATVAPHEFLTEPQGVIRIDAVRPFPPVIVMGVSGSGKSTVGELLAQDAGVPFVDGDDLHPEANRRTMAEGRALDDEDRRPWLEEVGRALAGRAEGGPVVACSALKRSYRDVLRAAAPDAVVVHLAGDHELLAERLRAREGHFMPSSLLASQLRTLEPLGDDEPGITLDTADDPVALADAAVRELLPGGRTASPGRVDDAPATSTEPAAAVPEASVPALVRAARSDAGVDASADSAAVRAADPAPAADGAPAAAVHEPIRVAIVGCGVIGTHHARVLAEHPEFRVAALVDVTAATAEELADVVVDELRAARPRVFARLGDLIREDAAELVVICTPSGLHIGLAEEALAAGLHVVIEKPLDVDLARGRRIAELAREAAGRGILSTVISQHRFNPSSVVVDRAVRSGRLGRLTSAVATAPWWRSQGFYDSGHWRGTWDLDGGGALMNQGVHTLDLLVSYLGRPVEVYAQTALLAHDGIEVEDVAVAVIRFASGALATMQATTAGYPGLDTRVQVQGTRGSAVIEAGSLTYFHAAPESGVPAQADVRNDAELELHAAELPRSPRLDNTYLEGHYRQYDDIADALRTGRPAGVTVDDAFLSLATVVSVYVSATLGAPVAFEDVVDGVHDGLRLRVGQSTPPAPGAPAPAPAGTSTGDPSVR, encoded by the coding sequence ATGGACGGGCGCACCGCGACGGTCGCGCCGCACGAGTTCCTCACCGAACCGCAGGGAGTGATCCGCATCGACGCCGTCCGACCGTTCCCGCCCGTGATCGTGATGGGGGTCTCCGGATCCGGGAAGTCGACCGTCGGCGAGCTCCTCGCCCAGGACGCGGGCGTGCCCTTCGTCGACGGCGACGACCTGCACCCCGAGGCCAACCGCCGCACGATGGCCGAGGGCCGCGCCCTGGACGACGAGGACCGCCGCCCCTGGCTCGAGGAGGTCGGACGCGCGCTCGCCGGCCGTGCCGAGGGCGGGCCCGTGGTCGCGTGCAGCGCGCTGAAGCGCTCCTACCGCGACGTCCTCCGCGCCGCCGCGCCCGACGCCGTCGTCGTCCACCTCGCCGGCGACCACGAGCTGCTGGCCGAGCGGCTCCGTGCCCGCGAGGGCCACTTCATGCCGTCGAGCCTCCTCGCGTCGCAGCTGCGCACGCTCGAGCCGCTCGGCGACGACGAGCCGGGGATCACGCTGGACACCGCCGACGACCCCGTGGCGCTCGCCGACGCGGCCGTCCGCGAGCTGCTGCCGGGCGGCCGTACGGCGTCGCCCGGGCGGGTCGACGACGCGCCGGCCACGTCCACCGAGCCCGCCGCGGCGGTCCCCGAGGCGTCCGTCCCCGCGCTCGTGCGCGCCGCGCGCTCGGACGCCGGCGTCGACGCATCCGCCGACAGCGCCGCGGTCCGCGCCGCCGATCCCGCCCCGGCTGCCGACGGCGCCCCCGCGGCCGCCGTGCACGAGCCGATCCGCGTCGCGATCGTCGGCTGCGGCGTCATCGGCACGCACCACGCGCGCGTCCTCGCCGAGCACCCCGAGTTCCGCGTCGCCGCGCTCGTCGACGTCACCGCGGCCACGGCCGAGGAGCTGGCCGACGTCGTCGTCGACGAGCTGCGCGCCGCCCGCCCGCGCGTGTTCGCCCGGCTCGGCGACCTGATCCGCGAGGACGCCGCCGAGCTCGTCGTGATCTGCACCCCGAGCGGCCTCCACATCGGCCTCGCCGAGGAGGCGCTCGCGGCGGGCCTGCACGTCGTCATCGAGAAGCCCCTCGACGTCGACCTCGCGCGGGGCCGCCGCATCGCGGAGCTCGCGCGCGAGGCCGCCGGGCGGGGGATCCTCTCCACCGTCATCAGCCAGCACCGCTTCAACCCGTCGAGCGTCGTCGTGGACCGCGCCGTGCGCTCGGGCCGCCTCGGCCGCCTCACGTCCGCCGTCGCGACCGCGCCCTGGTGGCGCAGCCAGGGCTTCTACGACTCCGGCCACTGGCGCGGCACCTGGGACCTCGACGGCGGCGGGGCGCTCATGAACCAGGGCGTCCACACGCTCGACCTCCTCGTCTCCTACCTCGGCCGCCCGGTCGAGGTGTACGCGCAGACGGCGCTGCTCGCCCACGACGGCATCGAGGTCGAGGACGTCGCGGTCGCCGTGATCCGCTTCGCGTCCGGCGCCCTCGCCACCATGCAGGCGACCACCGCCGGGTACCCGGGCCTCGACACCCGCGTGCAGGTGCAGGGGACGCGCGGATCCGCCGTCATCGAGGCCGGGTCGCTCACCTACTTCCACGCAGCGCCCGAGTCCGGCGTGCCCGCGCAGGCCGACGTGCGGAACGACGCGGAGCTCGAGCTGCACGCCGCCGAGCTGCCGCGCTCGCCGCGCCTCGACAACACCTACCTCGAGGGCCACTACCGCCAGTACGACGACATCGCCGACGCGCTCCGCACCGGTCGCCCGGCCGGCGTCACGGTGGATGACGCGTTCCTCTCGCTCGCCACCGTCGTCAGCGTCTACGTGTCGGCCACGCTCGGCGCGCCCGTCGCGTTCGAGGACGTGGTCGACGGCGTGCACGACGGGCTGCGGCTCCGCGTGGGGCAGTCCACGCCGCCCGCGCCGGGAGCCCCGGCGCCCGCTCCCGCGGGGACGTCGACCGGGGACCCGTCCGTCCGGTAG
- a CDS encoding 50S ribosomal protein L25/general stress protein Ctc — protein MVDNNLTAELRTQFGKGAARKIRAVGKIPAVIYGHGTDPQHVTLPGHELMLIIRKANQIITLDIAGTPQLALVKDVQKDPVRQIIEHVDLIVVRQGERVEVEVPIHVEGESYPGTIHSLENTSITVDVEATHIPENFVVSIEGFEEGAQVTAGQVTLPAGATLVTDPDTLVLAVSVPQLDLTTDAVDEDVVAEGDADVAVTDDGATGDQSDDSDK, from the coding sequence ATGGTTGACAACAACCTCACCGCGGAGCTGCGCACGCAGTTCGGCAAGGGCGCGGCCCGCAAGATCCGCGCGGTCGGCAAGATCCCCGCGGTCATCTACGGCCACGGCACCGACCCCCAGCACGTCACGCTGCCCGGCCACGAGCTCATGCTCATCATCCGCAAGGCGAACCAGATCATCACGCTCGACATCGCCGGCACGCCGCAGCTCGCGCTGGTGAAGGACGTCCAGAAGGACCCCGTCCGCCAGATCATCGAGCACGTCGACCTCATCGTCGTCCGCCAGGGTGAGCGCGTCGAGGTCGAGGTCCCGATCCACGTCGAGGGCGAGTCCTACCCCGGCACGATCCACAGCCTCGAGAACACGTCCATCACGGTCGACGTCGAGGCCACGCACATCCCGGAGAACTTCGTCGTCTCCATCGAGGGCTTCGAGGAGGGCGCGCAGGTCACGGCCGGCCAGGTCACCCTCCCCGCCGGCGCCACGCTGGTCACCGACCCCGACACCCTCGTGCTCGCGGTCTCCGTGCCCCAGCTCGACCTCACCACCGACGCGGTGGACGAGGACGTCGTGGCCGAGGGCGACGCGGACGTCGCGGTCACCGACGACGGCGCCACCGGCGACCAGTCGGACGACTCCGACAAGTAG
- the pth gene encoding aminoacyl-tRNA hydrolase: MDDRTLLVVGLGNPGPQYAGTRHNVGQMALDVLADRMRVAFRSHRANAQVAEGRAVPGGPKLILAKPSSFMNLSGGPVANLLKYFSLDETQLVVAHDELDIPFDAMKLKQGGGHGGHNGIRDIISSVGTGDFTRVRIGIGRPPGRQDAADFVLKPFASTERQVLPNVLEDAADAVEMIASDGLIAAQLRFHTAAS, from the coding sequence GTGGACGACCGGACCCTGCTCGTGGTCGGCCTCGGCAACCCCGGCCCGCAGTACGCGGGCACGCGACACAACGTCGGCCAGATGGCGCTCGACGTCCTCGCCGACCGGATGCGCGTCGCCTTCCGCTCGCACCGCGCCAACGCGCAGGTCGCGGAGGGGCGCGCGGTGCCCGGCGGGCCGAAGCTCATCCTCGCGAAGCCGAGCTCGTTCATGAACCTGTCCGGCGGCCCGGTCGCCAACCTCCTCAAGTACTTCTCGCTCGACGAGACGCAGCTCGTGGTCGCGCACGACGAGCTCGACATCCCCTTCGACGCGATGAAGCTCAAGCAGGGCGGCGGGCACGGGGGCCACAACGGCATCCGCGACATCATCTCCTCGGTCGGGACGGGCGACTTCACGCGCGTGCGGATCGGCATCGGCCGGCCGCCCGGGCGCCAGGACGCCGCCGACTTCGTGCTGAAGCCCTTCGCCTCCACGGAGCGGCAGGTGCTGCCGAACGTGCTCGAGGACGCGGCCGACGCGGTGGAGATGATCGCCTCCGACGGCCTCATCGCGGCGCAGCTGCGCTTCCACACCGCCGCATCCTGA
- the mfd gene encoding transcription-repair coupling factor: MILQGLIPALSRASTFDDALASASRDADFSLTEGLQGPLLAGLLRQRIQRGIPGCLLVVTATGRESEGMRRSLDAVLPDAEILEFPAWETLPHERLSPSAEIVGKRIHALRRMEAWHAALGQGAREVPAAAVRPLVIVASVRAALQPVADNLTELAPVQLVTGSRGHDLSELAVRLVDLAYSRVDMVTRRGEFAVRGGILDVFPPVSDHPVRVEFFGDEVDQMRPFAVADQRSLEETVESVELPPSRELLLSAPVRQRAREMQHEFPNLQQMLAKIAEGIPVEGMESLAPALVDRLVPVTHYLPVDAAIAVVSPERVSTRAQSLADTNREFLDAAWNAATAGAQAPIDLASGDFLSLGRLRDARGPRRWWTLSGFQATDVLPEDLGIDEVMTVRIQADPVPSFAGNADGAIEHVRERLAAGWSVGIVAQGSGLVERADTVLREAGVPARVVEEFPAEPEAGIAYLLRSAIDAGFEMPEVKLALLTESEFYGRAAGYDSRQVKKLATRRKNVVDPLQLKPGDHVVHTTHGIGRFVELTQREVSSGGRNAVKTRREYLVIEYAPSKRGYPGDKLFVPTDQLDLLSRYVGGEEPALSKMGGSDWAAAKGKARRAVRDIAVELVKLYSARMASRGHAFPPDTPWQRELEEAFPFMETPDQLTVIDEVKRDMESPIPMDRLVSGDVGFGKTEIAVRAAFKAVQDGKQVVMLVPTTLLVKQHFETFSERFAGFPVHLRQLSRFQSEKESRETVKGLEDGSVDVVIGTHRLLTGSIAFKDVGLVIIDEEQRFGVEHKDALKKLKANVDILAMSATPIPRTLEMAVTGIREMSTLATPPEDRHPILTFVGPNSEKQIAAAIRRELLREGQVFFVHNRVSSINRVASELAELVPEARVAVAHGKMSESMLEQVIVDFWERKFDVLVSTTIIETGLDIANANTLIIDRADKYGLSQLHQLRGRVGRGRERAYAYFLYDADKPLSETAHDRLSTIAANNELGSGMQVALKDLEIRGAGNLLGGEQSGHIQGVGFDLYLRMIGEAVSTFRGDVAEGQTELRLELPVDAHIPEEYVDSERLRLEAYQKLSTAASPTATDDQIDRVIEELSDRYGEPPVEVDNLVRVSRLRRVAQRAGLSEVVAMGPNLRIAPADLADSKQVRLQRMYPGSRLFAQTNAVTVPLPKRDGEPLPDAELVDWVRQLLDAVFTVEPAPAAKESAPKA, translated from the coding sequence GTGATCCTCCAGGGCTTGATCCCGGCGCTCTCGCGCGCCTCCACGTTCGACGACGCCCTCGCATCGGCCTCCCGCGACGCCGACTTCTCCCTCACCGAGGGGCTCCAGGGGCCGCTGCTCGCGGGGCTCCTCCGCCAGCGCATCCAGCGCGGCATCCCGGGGTGCCTGCTCGTCGTCACCGCCACCGGCCGCGAGTCCGAGGGCATGCGCCGCAGCCTCGACGCGGTGCTGCCCGACGCCGAGATCCTCGAGTTCCCGGCGTGGGAGACGCTGCCGCATGAGCGGCTGAGCCCGAGCGCGGAGATCGTCGGCAAGCGGATCCACGCCCTCCGCCGCATGGAGGCGTGGCACGCCGCGCTCGGCCAGGGCGCCCGCGAGGTGCCGGCCGCCGCGGTCCGCCCGCTCGTCATCGTCGCCTCCGTGCGCGCAGCGCTGCAGCCCGTCGCCGACAACCTCACCGAGCTCGCGCCCGTGCAGCTCGTCACCGGCAGCCGCGGCCACGACCTCTCCGAGCTCGCCGTGCGGCTCGTCGACCTCGCCTACTCGCGGGTCGACATGGTCACGCGCCGCGGCGAGTTCGCGGTGCGCGGCGGCATCCTCGACGTCTTCCCGCCCGTGTCCGACCACCCCGTCCGCGTCGAGTTCTTCGGCGACGAGGTCGACCAGATGCGGCCGTTCGCGGTCGCCGACCAGCGCTCCCTCGAGGAGACGGTCGAGTCCGTGGAGCTGCCGCCGAGCCGGGAGCTGCTGCTGAGCGCGCCCGTGCGGCAGCGCGCCCGCGAGATGCAGCACGAGTTCCCGAACCTGCAGCAGATGCTGGCGAAGATCGCCGAGGGCATCCCGGTGGAGGGCATGGAGTCGCTCGCGCCGGCGCTCGTCGACCGGCTCGTCCCGGTCACGCACTACCTGCCGGTCGACGCCGCCATCGCGGTCGTGTCGCCGGAGCGCGTGTCCACCCGCGCGCAGAGCCTCGCCGACACCAACCGCGAGTTCCTCGACGCCGCGTGGAACGCCGCCACCGCGGGCGCGCAGGCGCCCATCGACCTCGCCTCCGGCGACTTCCTCTCCCTCGGCCGCCTGCGCGACGCCCGCGGCCCGCGCCGCTGGTGGACCCTGTCGGGCTTCCAGGCCACGGACGTGCTGCCGGAGGACCTGGGCATCGACGAGGTCATGACCGTGCGCATCCAGGCCGACCCCGTGCCGAGCTTCGCGGGCAACGCCGACGGGGCCATCGAGCACGTGCGCGAGCGCCTCGCGGCCGGCTGGAGCGTGGGCATCGTGGCCCAGGGATCCGGCCTCGTCGAGCGCGCCGACACCGTCCTGCGCGAGGCCGGCGTCCCCGCGCGCGTCGTCGAGGAGTTCCCCGCGGAGCCCGAGGCGGGCATCGCGTACCTCCTCCGCTCCGCCATCGACGCCGGCTTCGAGATGCCCGAGGTCAAGCTCGCGCTCCTCACCGAGAGCGAGTTCTACGGGCGCGCCGCCGGGTACGACAGCCGCCAGGTCAAGAAGCTCGCCACGCGGCGCAAGAACGTCGTCGACCCGCTGCAGCTGAAGCCCGGGGACCACGTCGTCCACACCACGCACGGTATCGGAAGGTTCGTCGAGCTCACGCAGCGCGAGGTGTCCTCCGGCGGCCGCAACGCGGTGAAGACGCGGCGCGAGTACCTCGTCATCGAGTACGCGCCCTCGAAGCGCGGCTACCCGGGCGACAAGCTCTTCGTGCCCACCGACCAGCTCGACCTCCTCAGCCGCTACGTCGGCGGCGAGGAGCCCGCCCTCAGCAAGATGGGCGGCAGCGACTGGGCCGCCGCGAAGGGCAAGGCGCGCCGGGCCGTCCGCGACATCGCGGTCGAGCTCGTCAAGCTGTACTCCGCGCGCATGGCGTCGCGCGGGCACGCCTTCCCGCCGGACACCCCGTGGCAGCGCGAGCTCGAGGAGGCGTTCCCCTTCATGGAGACGCCCGACCAGCTCACCGTCATCGACGAGGTCAAGCGCGACATGGAGAGCCCCATCCCCATGGACCGCCTGGTCTCGGGCGACGTCGGGTTCGGCAAGACGGAGATCGCCGTCCGCGCCGCGTTCAAGGCGGTGCAGGACGGCAAGCAGGTCGTGATGCTCGTGCCCACGACGCTCCTCGTGAAGCAGCACTTCGAGACGTTCTCCGAGCGCTTCGCCGGGTTCCCCGTGCACCTGCGCCAGCTCAGCCGCTTCCAGTCGGAGAAGGAGTCGCGCGAGACCGTCAAGGGGCTGGAGGACGGATCCGTCGACGTCGTCATCGGCACGCACCGCCTCCTCACGGGCAGCATCGCGTTCAAGGACGTGGGGCTCGTCATCATCGACGAGGAGCAGCGGTTCGGCGTGGAGCACAAGGACGCGCTGAAGAAGCTCAAGGCCAACGTCGACATCCTCGCGATGTCGGCCACGCCGATCCCGCGCACGCTGGAGATGGCGGTCACGGGCATCCGCGAGATGTCGACGCTCGCGACCCCGCCGGAGGACCGGCACCCGATCCTCACCTTCGTGGGCCCCAACAGCGAGAAGCAGATCGCGGCGGCCATCCGGCGCGAGCTGCTGCGCGAGGGGCAGGTCTTCTTCGTGCACAACCGCGTCTCGAGCATCAACCGCGTGGCCTCCGAGCTGGCGGAGCTCGTGCCCGAGGCGCGCGTCGCCGTCGCCCACGGCAAGATGAGCGAGTCGATGCTGGAGCAGGTCATCGTCGACTTCTGGGAGCGGAAGTTCGACGTGCTCGTGTCGACCACCATCATCGAGACCGGCCTCGACATCGCCAACGCCAATACGCTCATCATCGACCGGGCCGACAAGTACGGCCTCAGCCAGCTGCACCAGCTGCGCGGCCGCGTGGGCCGGGGCCGGGAGCGCGCGTACGCGTACTTCCTCTACGACGCCGACAAGCCGCTGTCCGAGACGGCGCACGACCGGCTGTCGACCATCGCGGCCAACAACGAGCTGGGCTCGGGCATGCAGGTCGCGCTCAAGGACCTCGAGATCCGCGGCGCGGGCAACCTGCTGGGCGGCGAGCAGTCGGGCCACATCCAGGGCGTGGGCTTCGACCTCTACCTGCGGATGATCGGCGAGGCCGTCTCCACCTTCCGCGGCGACGTCGCCGAGGGCCAGACCGAGCTGCGGCTCGAGCTGCCGGTCGACGCGCACATCCCCGAGGAGTACGTCGACAGCGAGCGGCTGCGCCTCGAGGCGTACCAGAAGCTGTCCACGGCGGCCTCGCCCACGGCGACCGACGACCAGATCGACCGGGTCATCGAGGAGCTGTCGGACCGCTACGGCGAGCCGCCCGTGGAGGTCGACAACCTCGTGCGGGTGTCGCGCCTGCGCCGCGTCGCGCAGCGGGCCGGGCTCAGCGAGGTCGTCGCCATGGGGCCGAACCTGCGCATCGCGCCGGCCGACCTCGCCGACAGCAAGCAGGTGCGCCTGCAGCGCATGTACCCCGGCAGCCGCCTGTTCGCGCAGACCAACGCCGTGACCGTGCCGCTCCCCAAGCGCGACGGCGAGCCGCTGCCCGACGCCGAGCTCGTCGACTGGGTGCGGCAGCTGCTCGACGCCGTGTTCACGGTCGAGCCGGCGCCCGCCGCCAAGGAGTCCGCGCCGAAGGCGTGA